The DNA region AAATATAACAATCTCAATTATTGTCTTCGCATATAAAAAATTTAGGCTGAGAATGATAAATTCTACAGCCTCGTTAGTGCGTCAAGCTAAGCTTGGTGCATCTTGCAGGGTGCAAGTCCCTGTCGGGTAAGGTTTAACCAACCACCTGTATCGAGTGTTGCGCCTTTGGCGGATTGTGAGATTAGCGATTGCTTTTCAGCAGTGAGGACTGCATCACGCGAACAATATTGGTGAAGCGTACACAGAGAATTATATAGGCCATAGGGGTTGTCGTGACCCTGAAGTGCTGGTATTGCTCCGATAAATATTAGATCTGACTGACGAGGTTTATAACGCCATCGAAGTCCATGCAAAGCAACCGTACTGGTTAGGTTGTGGCGAGTCAGCGGAGTTATCAAGCCGTGGCATGTATGAAGAGATGCATTGAGAACTTGAGAGATCCAAAGGTGTTCCATTAGGACGATGGTAGTGACGTTTAGCCAAAAGCAAAGCCAACGATGACCCTTTGGAAGTCAGATCAGCCCATAGTAGTCTGAGCAGGGGAAAGCCTTGTACATGGCGAAGGAGCTGACAGTTATATCCGGTATTAAGCCGCCACATAGTCCAGACAAAGTAGGGCTGGGATCACTATGACAACAACACTTAATACCATCGCATTTAAAGCACAAACCCACTCCAAGCACAGGTTTCAGAATTTATATGGACTACTAAATTCTGATAGCCTGTATCAAAGCTGGGGGCAACTCAATAAACACGCGAAACCTGGTATCGATGGCATCACTATGCCTAAGTACAAGGCAACGCTAACTGAAAATATCGATCGCTTAGGTCAACAACTCAAGCATAAATGCTACCGAGTTAATGATATAAAGCGGATCTTTATCCCTAAATCCAACGGCAAGTTACGACCTCTAGGTCTACCAACGGTCGATGATAAACTCGTGCAACAAAGTGTTAGTCAGATCCTGCAAAGCATTTGGGAACAAGACTTTTTACGCAATAGTTATGGTTATCGACCGAATAAAAGTGCGCATCAAGCGGTACATAGTTTGACATTAAATCTGCAATTTAAAGGTTACGGCTACATTGTCGAGGCTGATATTAAAGGCTTCTTTGATAACCTTGATCATAAATGGCTGATGGACATGTTAAAACAGCGCATCGATGATAAAGCTATACTTAACTTAATTAACCAGTGGTTAAAAGCACGGATAAAATCACCTGATGGCGTATACACCAAGCCATCTAGTGGCAGTCCACAAGGCGGAATTATCAGCCCTGTGTTGGCTAATATTTATCTGCACTACGCGCTCGATCTCTGGTTCGAAAAGAAAGTAAAGCCAACAATGCGTGGACGAGCAATGATGATCCGCTACGCAGATGATTTTGTCTGTGCGTTTCAATTTGCCAATGACGCCGAACGCTTTTATAAGGTACTACCGAAACGATTGAAGAAGTTCAACTTAGACGTCGCAGAAGACAAAACATCGTTAATGCGTTTTAGCCGATTTCACGTTGGTCGAAAACGTCACTTTGTATTTCTAGGGTTCGAATTTTACTGGGGCACTGATTCAAATAGTAAACCAAGGCTCAGGCGACGAACCGCTGTGAAGAAGCAGAAGGCGAAACTGAGTGAGTATTACCAATGGATCAAAGCTAAACGCTCGCTTAAATTGAAGCTCTGGCTGCCACAGTTAAGACGAAAACTCATGGGATTTGTAAATTACTTCGGACTACCCGACAACAGCAGAAGTTTATCAAGCATGCACGATTATGTATTACATAGTCTGTATAAATGGTTGAACAGACGCAGTGGTCGGCGAAGTTATAATTGGAGTAATTTCAAGAAGATGCTAATATATTTCAAAATTGAGAAACCAAGCGTCAGCAAACGATTTGTGCTGGTCGATTGGTACTAGGTGTTGTGTTTTACACGAGCGAATATATAACTGAAGAGCCGGATGCGGTAGTTCCGCACGTCCGGATCTGTGTGGGGTCGGCTCAGTAATGGGTCGCTCTACCACGATATTCACACGTTCACCCATACAAAACCTAATCCCTAAACGAATATTGGCACGATAAATCCTGTGGCGCTTTGTGCCCGATAGCACCATAGACTTTACGAATAAGAGGGCACATCCTGACGGTAAAACGCTCCATGGCTAAGTGTTAAAAAATGAACATGAACGACAGCATCGTAGCGCACAAATCAGATGTGGATGGTGGCTAGGTGAGGGGGAATTCACTCGTCAAAAATATTTTTTTTACTTATTAAGGATAGGGCGCTTTATGGTAACAAGCAGATATGTTTGTTCTTTCCCTTTAATATAAACTAGTTACATAAGAAGGGAAGCGTAGTATTTAGAACATCAGTAGAAGGCCTAAAGCAGAACAAACTGCGCATACTATGGATGTATGTTACGAAATAACAGTCGCAGCGGGGCAGTCTTATATGATGTTCGAGAGAAGGGCGACCATGTTTAGAATGCTTCAAAGGTATGGCTAAGCATCATTTTTTGTGCGATTTACGTCCGTGCTTATCGTGTTATTCCCAATAATTAAATGGCGAGTTTTACGTAAAGCAACTCAACATTCCAACCCGAATTTTACAATATATATCTAGGGTTAATATAAGTTAACCCGAGATTAACGGTACCAAAAACAATGACAATCACAAATAATCGGTTATGTTGAAACTCTCAATTTCAAATCATTTAATGCCGATAAGTAACATTATCGGCATTTGAAGTAAAAGGCCAATAATCCGTTGCTTGACCTGTACTGAGCAGTTCTATCATCAGAGCGCGCATTGATTTAACGCTTTAAAATAGGCTGTCAACGATTAGTCACTTACGTCTGCCTATGCGTTTAATTAAGAATAATAGAGATGTTCACAGTGTTGTATGCAAGGAGCACGAATGGATAAACTGATAATTCACTTTGTAGTAGCTAAGAATCAATCGTCAGATATCTGTTAATAATGATATGGCTGCTCAGTGACATCAACCATCTGTCATTTATCTCGGCTAGCTTGATACTATTATGGTGGTTATTCTTGCTGCCAGTTCAATCTAGATTAAGATTCGACTGAGCTGACACGACGTATGTCGACAAAGCGTAATGTTTGCTGGTTGGATTTCATGAGCTTCACACAACAATTCGAATCATCACAGCGCAAATGCTAATTGGCTATCATGTGCAATAACGATCATCAGCTAATTACTAAAGTAAGATGTCGTGATAAATGAAATCAAACTAAGCCAAGCTCCAACGTTACTTATTTTAGTTACTTAGTTTTGTAATTGAGATTACTAACAGCATCTAGTATCAGTGACACAAAGTTACTTGATCGGTATTAAGTAACTTTAGGCATGTAATTTACCGAGCTGAAATCTTAGATATATGTGAGCCTATGTGAAATCTGCCTAGACTTGGCCACATCAATTATTCAGATTTCACGTAGGCTCGATTTGTAATATTCCTGAAACGTTGAGATATTCCTGAAAACCGTTGAGTTTTACACAACTTACACTTCTGGCTATTTAGTACATAACACTACGCATAATGTATATTATGTTAAATAGGATATTATGGTGTGCTCCAAGTGGCTGTTTTTGATTAGCGCCACTCAGGTTGAGATCCAGCGCCATAACGAGAATGCCTTCCTGAACGCTCTAGCCGCTCATAGTTTTATATGAGCTTGCTCATCGGTAACTTTTCTTCGTGTGTATTTCGCTACAGGCACATAGCGCCTTGAAATTATCATGCGAAGTTGGTCTTTGATTAGATGTTCTTATTTCCTTCCTTTGAGCTTTTCCATTTCTATGTAGAGCTCTGCTGCTAAAATACTTCCAAAGGTAGCGTTAATTTTATCAATAACAGAACATTGTGTGTCAGGCGATCTATTGAGATGTGCTAATTCTATCCATGCTTCAACTAGTAATCTTGATGGGAATCTGTTTTCCATAACACAATCCTTTTTTATTATAGAATACTAACGTTAATTGATAGTAATCAAGTAAGCAACTAATCAATCATGTTTATATAAACACAGACATAAATATATGTACATTTGGAAGTACCCTTGCTACGTTCAAATTAACATTGCGGCGATAGATTAATAGCTTCACTACAAAATGTCTGATAGCGGTAATTAACCGATTATATTAGGAGTCATAACCATGGATTGGATTATCTCTTTAGCTTTAGATTTTTTAACGACAACGTTAGTTATTCCACTAATCATAATAATTCAATTCTTTTATAGAAAACGTAGACTTATTACCAAAAAGAAAATTTTGAAAAGAAAGTGTATTTAGTTTTAAAATTTAGGGGCAACGACTCGCCTAAAAAGTTGATCGAGCGACAATTTTTTAGGTACTGTCAACTCTTTCACGATGAATGAATAAAGTGGCAACTTAGCGCAATGATTCGCGCTTAGCCCTGGTTATTTGTTTTATTAAATCTAATAACCAGAATCGCTGATTGTTACAGCTGCTCAAAACCTTATTCTAAAGCTAGCTTTTGGTTTAAATCAATTTTATTAAGCGTTTCTATGTGTATTGTACTAACTAGGATGCTGATTACTGCTTCAGATTTCACGTAGCGTCATGTCAAAATAACAGTTTTATTGCGTATATTGTTACTCAGACTCTAAATGTACTGAATTTATGCTGTTGTTTCAGCATTTCCATTAAATGGTGACTTTTAACGACATTTATAAAATGTTGATGCAAGCGCCCTATTTTCAGCGTTATTTTCCTGATTAGTTTTATCCTTAACCTGGTATTTAAGCCAATGAATTTATTGCATATAGTGCTTTTCTAACTATTTAACATGGTTTATATCGAACTGGTGCTCACGACAAACAGCCACCTGACGTTTTGATTTGTAAGTCACTAAGCGCCACCATATTTAGTTTTATCATCTATTAGTAATAATGCTATTGTGTCGTTATATACAGCTTCATATATGGGTAATTTTATGTTGAAACAGTTGAGAATTGTAACTGTTGTTACCTCTTTAATGGCTTCGTCTTGGCTGCTGGCGGCTGAAAATTTGACCGTTAATTTGGTTGGTATTGAAAACTTTAGACCTTACAGTTATATGCAAGATAACCAAGCACAAGGATTATACAACGACATTGTTAGAGAGTTATTCGACCGTGCAGGTTACACCGTAAATATTAAATTAGTGCCGTTTAAACGAATGCTGAATTTGACCAAAAAAGGACAAGTCACTGCAATGATAGGCATTTTTTATACCGAGAGCAGGAATAAGTACGCTCTTTACCTCAAGGATACTCAGCTCACTATAATTTATAAACATTTGTTTGTATTAGATAGCAGTCCTATGCAGAACTTTTCACTGACTAATTTAAAAAACAAAACCATCGCCAGAAAAAGGGGTTTCGCACAGACTCCCGGCTATGATGAATTAGTGAAACAAGGCGCATTGCATATTACTTACACAGAAGATATAAACACCTTGATCAAATTATTGATCAATAAAAGAGTCGATGCCTTTGAATTTGGTGCGTTTGTGGCAAGTTATTATTTAAAACAAACTGAATTGGCAACTAAAATCAGAAAACTCAGCCCTGCAGTCGCTCCAGGCAGAAGCACTTATGTCGCTTTTTCCAGAAGAGCTCTTAATAAACTACCGGTCAATTTTATTGAACAAATAAACACGGTTATGCTAGAAATGCAGGCAGATGGCACCATGCAACGACTACAGGATAAG from Gammaproteobacteria bacterium includes:
- the ltrA gene encoding group II intron reverse transcriptase/maturase yields the protein MTTTLNTIAFKAQTHSKHRFQNLYGLLNSDSLYQSWGQLNKHAKPGIDGITMPKYKATLTENIDRLGQQLKHKCYRVNDIKRIFIPKSNGKLRPLGLPTVDDKLVQQSVSQILQSIWEQDFLRNSYGYRPNKSAHQAVHSLTLNLQFKGYGYIVEADIKGFFDNLDHKWLMDMLKQRIDDKAILNLINQWLKARIKSPDGVYTKPSSGSPQGGIISPVLANIYLHYALDLWFEKKVKPTMRGRAMMIRYADDFVCAFQFANDAERFYKVLPKRLKKFNLDVAEDKTSLMRFSRFHVGRKRHFVFLGFEFYWGTDSNSKPRLRRRTAVKKQKAKLSEYYQWIKAKRSLKLKLWLPQLRRKLMGFVNYFGLPDNSRSLSSMHDYVLHSLYKWLNRRSGRRSYNWSNFKKMLIYFKIEKPSVSKRFVLVDWY
- a CDS encoding transporter substrate-binding domain-containing protein — translated: MLKQLRIVTVVTSLMASSWLLAAENLTVNLVGIENFRPYSYMQDNQAQGLYNDIVRELFDRAGYTVNIKLVPFKRMLNLTKKGQVTAMIGIFYTESRNKYALYLKDTQLTIIYKHLFVLDSSPMQNFSLTNLKNKTIARKRGFAQTPGYDELVKQGALHITYTEDINTLIKLLINKRVDAFEFGAFVASYYLKQTELATKIRKLSPAVAPGRSTYVAFSRRALNKLPVNFIEQINTVMLEMQADGTMQRLQDKAANLR